One stretch of Chryseobacterium indologenes DNA includes these proteins:
- a CDS encoding TonB-dependent receptor domain-containing protein, whose protein sequence is MKNKTEIVNIFTRKTLGLTLVLSAAAMAFAQEKADVSGTIVNKKNQPVPYASVTFSNKANKSLSDAVLTDEKGQYKLQLTPGSYDIAVEAIDYKKSVVSKNIAATGNIGALSIEAEATSTIDGKTNEIQGVVITASSTKAYKVELDKKTYDPSQDIVSKGGNLQDVLTNVPSVSVDTDGTVSMRGNSNVKFLINGKPSSLLGIDDGANALQSIPADQIERIEVITNPSSKFEASGTAGILNIILKKDKKMGFNGTVTGTLGYLPRTNLNANLNWRKGNWTWFLNGGGGYQKNESTMKNTTTRKDDISSLSSDAFPFTQYSQQNGKTTRESDTYNVTAGFTHDFSDKTSINFSGMIRSFDTDQTGLNAYNERLYTNSSSGVINVLRDRNSYGNNKNLATQLDFGIDQKIGDNGQLLSASASYQTNKTDGTNQIVQRTFVGNILQPNGVVNNVITDSKTDTFIGKIDYELPIGEKSKLEAGARYDYNRNTYNYFVDQSDNGQPAYTRYDFTSNTIYSENILGVYAQFKSKIGEKFAYQLGLRSETSKIDVNFQNYDITGNPANTPEVNKNYTKFFPSVFLSYDLAKNNQILLNYSRRINRPRAFSLIPFMSFDDDRNYFRGNPNLNPTYENSFELGYNLSNKKITFNPTLYFKKSEDEQNRYQYIDQTGAVNTIPFNVGTETNYGLDLNGTYDPFSWWKIMLSADLYGYKNTGSYNLFPDNPKTLNDFSGTGFSYRLRFNNTFKPTKNLSLQIQSFYRAAEKTAMNNRKAMYGIDLGISQTIWKGNGIIGFNIRDIFNTRKMKNFSDNAQFTREMEMQWQPRQFALSFTYKFKQGEKVDAKPKIKKDINSNTKGDDEQGGGPM, encoded by the coding sequence ATGAAGAATAAGACAGAAATTGTCAATATTTTCACTAGAAAAACACTAGGACTTACTTTAGTACTTTCAGCAGCTGCCATGGCATTTGCCCAGGAGAAGGCCGATGTTTCAGGAACCATTGTCAATAAGAAGAACCAACCGGTACCTTATGCCTCTGTAACTTTTAGCAACAAGGCCAACAAATCATTAAGCGATGCTGTATTAACAGATGAAAAGGGACAATATAAGCTACAGCTTACTCCTGGAAGTTATGACATTGCTGTAGAGGCGATTGATTACAAAAAAAGTGTTGTCAGCAAAAATATTGCAGCAACAGGTAATATCGGGGCACTATCTATTGAAGCAGAAGCAACCTCTACTATTGACGGTAAAACCAATGAAATACAGGGTGTTGTTATTACAGCTTCATCAACCAAAGCTTATAAAGTAGAACTTGACAAAAAAACTTATGATCCTTCCCAGGATATTGTAAGTAAAGGGGGAAACCTTCAGGATGTTTTAACCAATGTGCCTTCAGTCTCTGTAGATACGGACGGAACGGTTTCTATGAGAGGAAATTCTAACGTGAAATTTTTAATTAACGGAAAGCCATCTTCCCTTCTTGGAATAGATGATGGAGCCAATGCTCTGCAAAGTATCCCGGCTGATCAGATAGAAAGAATTGAAGTAATCACCAACCCTTCTTCCAAATTTGAAGCAAGTGGAACAGCAGGTATTCTGAATATTATTCTTAAAAAAGATAAAAAGATGGGCTTCAATGGTACGGTAACCGGAACCCTGGGTTACCTTCCCAGAACCAATCTAAATGCCAATCTCAACTGGAGAAAAGGTAACTGGACATGGTTCCTGAACGGCGGTGGTGGCTATCAGAAAAACGAAAGCACGATGAAGAATACGACGACGAGAAAGGATGATATCAGCAGCCTGTCTTCTGATGCCTTCCCTTTTACACAGTATTCTCAACAAAATGGTAAAACGACAAGAGAAAGTGACACTTACAATGTTACAGCAGGTTTTACACATGATTTCAGTGATAAAACTTCCATCAACTTCTCCGGAATGATCAGAAGTTTTGATACTGACCAAACAGGACTTAATGCTTATAATGAAAGACTATATACCAATTCTAGTTCTGGTGTAATTAATGTTTTAAGAGATAGAAACAGCTATGGCAATAATAAAAACCTGGCTACTCAGCTAGACTTTGGAATTGATCAGAAAATTGGAGATAACGGGCAATTATTATCAGCATCTGCAAGTTACCAGACGAACAAAACAGATGGAACCAACCAAATTGTTCAAAGAACATTTGTTGGAAATATTTTACAACCAAACGGGGTTGTTAATAATGTAATCACTGATTCTAAAACTGATACATTCATCGGAAAAATAGATTATGAACTTCCTATAGGAGAAAAGTCTAAATTAGAAGCAGGAGCTCGTTATGATTATAACAGAAATACCTACAATTATTTTGTAGATCAAAGTGATAACGGACAGCCTGCATATACAAGGTACGATTTCACAAGTAACACAATATATTCTGAAAATATTTTGGGTGTTTATGCACAGTTTAAAAGTAAAATCGGAGAAAAATTTGCTTATCAGTTAGGATTAAGAAGTGAAACTTCAAAAATTGATGTCAATTTCCAAAATTATGATATAACCGGGAATCCGGCAAATACTCCGGAAGTCAATAAAAACTATACTAAGTTTTTCCCATCTGTATTTTTAAGCTATGATCTGGCTAAGAACAATCAGATCTTGTTAAATTATTCAAGAAGAATCAACCGTCCGAGAGCTTTTTCTTTGATTCCTTTTATGTCCTTTGATGATGACAGAAACTATTTCAGAGGAAATCCCAATCTAAATCCAACCTACGAAAATTCTTTTGAGCTAGGATATAACCTTTCGAATAAAAAGATTACGTTCAATCCTACTTTGTATTTTAAAAAGTCTGAAGACGAGCAAAACAGATATCAGTATATAGATCAGACAGGAGCAGTGAACACAATTCCTTTCAACGTAGGTACAGAAACTAATTACGGTTTGGATCTGAATGGAACTTATGATCCATTTAGCTGGTGGAAAATAATGCTTTCTGCCGATCTTTACGGGTATAAAAATACGGGAAGCTATAACTTATTCCCTGATAATCCAAAAACCTTAAACGACTTTTCAGGTACCGGTTTTTCTTATAGACTACGTTTTAACAATACCTTCAAGCCTACAAAGAACTTAAGTTTACAAATTCAAAGTTTCTACAGAGCTGCAGAGAAAACAGCGATGAACAATCGTAAAGCGATGTATGGTATAGATTTAGGGATAAGCCAGACGATCTGGAAAGGAAATGGAATTATTGGATTCAATATCAGAGATATATTTAATACAAGAAAGATGAAAAACTTCTCTGATAATGCTCAGTTTACCAGAGAAATGGAGATGCAGTGGCAGCCGAGACAATTCGCATTGTCTTTCACTTACAAATTTAAGCAGGGTGAAAAGGTTGATGCCAAACCAAAAATTAAAAAAGATATTAACTCCAATACTAAAGGAGATGACGAACAGGGCGGCGGTCCAATGTAA
- the mltG gene encoding endolytic transglycosylase MltG, translating to MKKAILIIILLVFVVAGFFGLRFYNKYFGNNVEKDGYVLIPHKANFNQILDSIAPYIKDRASFEAVAKDKDLVANFKAGRYHIQDGKGNTDLVNMIKAGNQTANSFRIGDFGDMYQMIGKVTKKTELDSLHFVNDLDVVAQEKGYKNIEDLKKYFFIDTYNFFWTVSPREFFAKFEDQYHEFWTSERKNKEQQSGLSREQIYALASIVYKESGGKKDEMKTIAGLYLNRYRKGMKLQSDPTVIYAINKQTNFKEPIKRVLYKHLSTPSPYNTYANAGIPPGPICVVDKNSVDAVLNAENNNYIFMCADPARFGYHKFTASAEEHAVNAKAYQDWLNSKNIK from the coding sequence ATGAAAAAAGCTATTCTCATTATCATTCTGCTCGTTTTTGTAGTGGCAGGATTTTTTGGTTTGAGATTTTATAATAAATATTTTGGAAACAATGTAGAAAAGGATGGTTATGTTCTGATCCCTCATAAGGCAAACTTTAATCAGATCCTGGACTCTATTGCTCCGTATATTAAAGACCGTGCATCTTTTGAAGCAGTGGCTAAAGATAAAGATCTTGTTGCTAATTTTAAAGCGGGACGTTATCATATCCAAGACGGGAAAGGAAACACAGACCTCGTTAATATGATTAAAGCAGGTAATCAGACGGCAAATTCATTCAGAATCGGAGATTTTGGAGATATGTACCAAATGATTGGAAAGGTTACAAAAAAAACGGAACTGGACTCTCTTCATTTTGTAAATGATCTTGATGTGGTAGCCCAGGAAAAAGGATATAAAAATATTGAAGATTTAAAGAAATATTTCTTCATTGATACTTATAATTTTTTCTGGACAGTAAGCCCAAGAGAGTTTTTTGCAAAATTTGAAGATCAGTATCATGAATTCTGGACCAGCGAAAGGAAAAATAAAGAACAACAATCCGGTCTTTCAAGAGAACAGATTTATGCTCTTGCATCTATTGTATATAAAGAATCGGGAGGAAAGAAAGATGAGATGAAAACCATTGCAGGATTGTATTTAAACCGTTACAGAAAAGGAATGAAACTTCAGTCTGATCCTACGGTAATCTATGCGATTAATAAGCAGACGAATTTTAAAGAACCCATCAAAAGAGTATTATATAAACATTTGTCTACCCCATCTCCATACAATACCTACGCAAATGCGGGAATTCCTCCGGGACCCATTTGTGTAGTGGATAAAAACTCAGTAGATGCTGTTTTAAACGCAGAAAATAACAATTATATATTTATGTGTGCAGATCCCGCGAGATTTGGATATCATAAGTTCACAGCAAGTGCGGAAGAACATGCTGTAAATGCAAAAGCTTATCAGGACTGGCTCAATTCAAAAAATATAAAATAA
- the dapF gene encoding diaminopimelate epimerase gives MEFYKYQGTGNDFVMVDNRDLQFPKDKKIIEKLCDRRFGIGADGLILLENDPNYDFKMVYYNSDGGESTMCGNGGRCLVAFAFFLDVFEDKCKFIAIDGEHEAEIHNGIIKLKMIDVDSISYDGNDAVLNTGSPHYVKYVENLAEYDVYTQGHGIRNSENYKEKGINVNFVEKISDHEIFVRTYERGVEDETYSCGTGVTASALTFLQKDNLTSVKVKTLGGNLKVYAEKSNDSFCNIWLEGPAKQVFKGKVDLP, from the coding sequence ATGGAATTTTATAAATATCAGGGAACGGGAAATGATTTTGTAATGGTAGATAACCGCGACCTTCAGTTTCCTAAAGACAAAAAAATCATTGAGAAATTATGTGACAGACGTTTCGGGATAGGTGCCGACGGGCTTATCCTTCTGGAAAATGATCCTAATTATGATTTTAAAATGGTATACTATAATTCTGATGGCGGAGAAAGCACAATGTGTGGAAATGGCGGAAGATGTCTTGTAGCTTTTGCTTTCTTCCTTGACGTTTTTGAAGACAAGTGTAAGTTCATTGCCATAGATGGTGAGCATGAAGCAGAAATTCACAACGGAATCATTAAATTAAAAATGATTGATGTAGACAGCATTTCGTACGATGGAAATGACGCTGTTTTGAATACCGGCTCTCCTCATTATGTAAAATATGTAGAAAATCTTGCCGAATATGATGTCTATACCCAGGGACATGGGATCAGAAATTCAGAAAATTATAAAGAAAAAGGGATCAATGTGAACTTTGTAGAAAAAATTTCTGACCATGAAATTTTTGTAAGAACCTATGAACGAGGAGTTGAGGACGAAACTTACAGTTGTGGAACAGGAGTTACAGCATCGGCTTTAACTTTTCTTCAAAAAGACAATCTAACTTCCGTAAAAGTTAAAACGCTTGGCGGAAACCTTAAGGTATATGCTGAAAAAAGTAATGATTCTTTCTGCAATATCTGGCTGGAGGGTCCTGCAAAGCAAGTTTTTAAAGGAAAGGTAGATCTTCCTTAA
- the pnuC gene encoding nicotinamide riboside transporter PnuC — translation MNLYDLFVKPYESYDSLQIILEASGAIFGTMSVYFSIKKNIWVYPTGIISTLIYVYILYNFGLLGDCLINVYYTIMSVYGWILWAKNSEDHIHVDVTWATKKEWYYASVLFILSLALVTLIYYYKPYIDNHFSMQGTNLGLYHLDWANWMDVFTTSIFLVGMWFMAKQRIENWIFWIIGDFICIPMMIFKGLGITSVQYLVFTIMAILGYLNWKKSFKEKKVQ, via the coding sequence ATGAATTTATATGATCTTTTTGTAAAGCCTTATGAAAGCTATGATTCTTTACAAATTATCCTGGAAGCTTCAGGTGCCATTTTCGGAACTATGAGCGTATATTTTTCCATTAAGAAAAATATATGGGTATACCCTACAGGCATCATCTCAACCCTGATCTATGTATATATTCTTTATAATTTCGGATTACTGGGAGATTGTCTGATCAATGTTTATTACACTATAATGAGTGTCTATGGCTGGATATTATGGGCCAAAAACTCAGAAGATCATATCCATGTAGATGTTACTTGGGCTACCAAAAAGGAATGGTATTATGCATCCGTTCTTTTTATTCTGAGCCTGGCGTTGGTAACCCTTATTTATTATTATAAACCTTATATTGACAATCATTTTTCAATGCAAGGAACCAACCTTGGATTATATCACCTGGATTGGGCTAATTGGATGGATGTTTTCACCACTTCAATATTTTTAGTGGGAATGTGGTTTATGGCCAAACAGCGCATTGAGAACTGGATTTTCTGGATTATCGGAGACTTTATTTGCATCCCTATGATGATTTTTAAGGGTCTTGGTATCACTTCGGTTCAATATTTGGTATTTACTATAATGGCTATCTTAGGATACCTTAATTGGAAAAAAAGTTTTAAAGAAAAAAAAGTACAATAA
- a CDS encoding amino acid permease gives MSKIWVKKPLSAYEADMKKSELKKVLGKWSLTAIGVGAIIGGGIFVLTGTGAYYHAGPALAISFIIAGIACVFAALCYAEFASIIPVEGSAYAYAYGTVGEIFAWAMGWCLILEYAMASMAVSVSWSGYFTKFMKIFGVHLPAYLTSDPASYTGSGFSMNLPAFILVLLITALLVKGTKEAAGANNLIVLLKTSAVIFVVIAGAYIIFSNPELYTAADGVKNWNPFIPDQVPIRNSEGDLVSAYGIQGIISGAAAIFFAYIGFDAVSTQAGEAINPKKDVPFAIIASLLICTALYICVSLVLTGMMHYTDFNPNGKYPDAIKAPVAYAFEIAGKHWASNIVTIAATVGLISVVMVMMMGQSRIFIGMAKDGLIPKFFGELHPKTKTPYKGIILLGIIVALIAAFTPISTLADMTSFGTLFAFTLVCIAVWVMRKKEPNLIRPFKVPAYKIVVGLGVIINLYLIYNLSDHAKELSAGWLLLGGIVYFLYGKRNSKLNNPEKYQNDEL, from the coding sequence ATGTCAAAAATTTGGGTTAAAAAGCCACTAAGTGCCTATGAGGCAGATATGAAGAAAAGTGAGCTGAAGAAAGTCCTTGGAAAATGGAGTTTAACAGCAATAGGAGTAGGTGCTATCATTGGAGGTGGAATCTTTGTTCTTACGGGAACAGGAGCCTATTATCATGCAGGACCAGCACTTGCAATATCCTTTATTATCGCAGGAATTGCCTGCGTTTTTGCAGCATTATGTTATGCGGAATTCGCCTCCATTATTCCTGTCGAGGGATCTGCTTACGCGTATGCTTATGGAACAGTAGGAGAAATTTTTGCATGGGCAATGGGGTGGTGTCTCATCCTGGAGTATGCCATGGCCAGTATGGCGGTTTCCGTGAGTTGGTCCGGATATTTTACCAAGTTTATGAAAATTTTTGGCGTTCATCTGCCGGCCTATCTTACCTCAGATCCTGCAAGTTATACAGGAAGTGGTTTCTCTATGAACCTGCCTGCATTTATTCTTGTTCTTTTGATTACAGCCTTATTGGTAAAAGGAACTAAAGAAGCAGCAGGAGCCAATAACCTGATTGTATTATTAAAAACTTCAGCCGTTATCTTTGTAGTTATTGCAGGGGCATATATTATTTTTTCAAATCCTGAATTGTACACAGCAGCGGACGGTGTGAAAAACTGGAATCCTTTTATCCCGGATCAGGTTCCGATTAGAAACTCTGAGGGTGACCTGGTTTCTGCATACGGTATTCAGGGGATTATTTCAGGAGCTGCCGCTATTTTCTTTGCCTATATCGGATTTGATGCCGTTTCTACACAAGCAGGTGAGGCTATCAATCCTAAAAAAGATGTACCGTTCGCGATCATTGCTTCATTATTAATCTGTACAGCTTTATATATCTGTGTGTCTCTTGTATTAACAGGAATGATGCATTATACAGACTTTAACCCGAATGGAAAATACCCGGATGCAATAAAAGCGCCTGTGGCTTATGCATTTGAAATTGCCGGAAAACACTGGGCGAGTAATATTGTAACGATTGCAGCTACAGTAGGGTTGATCTCTGTGGTAATGGTAATGATGATGGGGCAGTCCAGAATCTTTATCGGAATGGCAAAAGATGGTTTGATCCCTAAGTTCTTTGGAGAGCTTCACCCGAAAACAAAAACACCTTACAAAGGGATTATTTTATTGGGAATTATTGTAGCGCTTATTGCAGCCTTTACTCCAATTTCTACCTTGGCGGATATGACAAGTTTCGGAACTCTGTTTGCATTTACTTTGGTTTGTATTGCGGTTTGGGTAATGAGAAAAAAAGAGCCTAATTTAATCAGACCTTTCAAAGTTCCTGCTTATAAAATAGTAGTAGGATTAGGAGTTATCATCAACTTATATCTGATCTATAACCTGAGTGATCATGCAAAAGAGCTTTCCGCAGGTTGGTTATTGTTAGGTGGAATTGTTTATTTCCTTTATGGGAAAAGAAACAGTAAGCTTAATAACCCTGAGAAATATCAAAACGATGAATTATAA
- a CDS encoding WD40/YVTN/BNR-like repeat-containing protein, with the protein MKKIFSIGFLSVGMLAFSQQVENVETILNDKISIRALELYDHKVWYSGSESKFGFVDLNNTKNQKQIRLSDEKLEFRTLAQDKTSFYAINIVSPARFFKIDKKDLKSQVVFTDSAKTAFYDALHFVNDKLAYTFSDADSDLLLKLAVYKDGKWGQFKNNVKLNEGEAAFAASNTNISSTKKYVWIATGGKASRILRLNLKNEKLEVFKTPFIQGESSQGMYSIDFYDDQFGIAVGGDYTQQNANVNNIATTHDGGETWQIQASGQNAGYMTCVKMKPGSKGKEMIAVGDQHISYSSDFGKTWKKISDEKGLYVCKWIDGNRVVFAGKDRIVVMKIK; encoded by the coding sequence ATGAAAAAGATTTTTTCCATTGGATTCTTATCAGTAGGAATGCTTGCGTTTTCACAACAGGTGGAAAACGTAGAAACAATTCTTAATGATAAAATAAGTATCAGAGCCCTGGAATTGTATGATCATAAAGTCTGGTACAGCGGTTCAGAATCCAAATTCGGTTTTGTGGATCTTAACAATACCAAGAATCAAAAGCAAATCAGACTTTCTGATGAAAAGCTTGAATTCAGAACGCTTGCACAGGATAAAACTTCATTTTATGCGATCAATATTGTGAGCCCGGCCCGATTTTTCAAAATTGATAAAAAAGACTTGAAGTCACAGGTTGTATTTACAGATTCTGCAAAAACTGCTTTTTATGATGCTTTACATTTTGTGAATGATAAACTGGCGTATACTTTTAGTGATGCAGACAGTGATCTATTACTAAAGTTAGCTGTTTATAAAGATGGCAAATGGGGACAGTTTAAAAATAATGTAAAATTGAATGAAGGGGAAGCTGCTTTTGCTGCAAGTAATACCAACATTTCTTCTACCAAAAAGTATGTATGGATTGCAACAGGGGGCAAAGCTTCAAGAATCCTGAGGCTAAACCTCAAGAATGAAAAACTGGAAGTTTTTAAAACGCCTTTTATTCAGGGAGAATCATCGCAGGGAATGTATTCTATTGACTTTTATGATGATCAATTTGGAATTGCAGTAGGTGGGGATTATACCCAACAGAATGCTAATGTCAACAATATTGCTACAACTCATGATGGAGGAGAAACCTGGCAGATTCAGGCTTCTGGACAGAATGCTGGTTATATGACCTGTGTGAAAATGAAACCAGGGTCAAAAGGGAAGGAGATGATTGCGGTGGGAGATCAACACATCAGCTATTCTTCAGATTTTGGAAAGACCTGGAAGAAAATTTCTGATGAAAAAGGGCTGTATGTCTGTAAGTGGATTGATGGGAACAGAGTGGTCTTTGCAGGAAAAGATAGGATAGTGGTAATGAAAATAAAATAA
- the hemN gene encoding oxygen-independent coproporphyrinogen III oxidase produces MNSLIDKYNIPGPRYTSYPTVPYWDDSTFSPEGWKESVIRSFHETNAEEGISIYIHLPFCEALCTFCACHKRITKQHSVEIPYLESVLKEWKLYLELFNEKPKLKELHLGGGTPTFFSPENLRTLLEGIFNTVDIAEHPEFSFEGHPNNTTKEHLQTLYDLGFRRVSFGVQDYDPKVQKAINRIQPFENVKNVTEWAKEIGYRGISHDLVFGLPHQTWEAMEHTIRKTMELKPDRLAFYSYAHVPWVKGVGQRGFDENDLPSGEEKRRLYEDGKKLLQDLGYIEVGMDHFSLEHDDLYQSLIHKKLHRNFMGYTSSKTQLMVGLGMSAISDSWYAFAQNVKTVEEYQTMVEEGKIPVVKGHILNEEDLIVRRHILNLMCQLETTFTPNNSFPELDDALDMLKEMENDGLVEISGKEIKITEAGRAFTRNVAMVFDLRMMRNKPETRIFSMTI; encoded by the coding sequence ATGAATTCTTTAATAGATAAATATAATATTCCCGGACCTCGTTATACGTCTTATCCTACTGTTCCTTATTGGGATGATTCTACATTTTCACCGGAAGGATGGAAAGAAAGCGTAATCAGGTCTTTTCATGAAACCAATGCAGAGGAGGGAATTTCTATTTACATCCATTTACCTTTTTGTGAGGCGTTGTGTACATTCTGTGCATGTCATAAGCGTATCACAAAACAACATAGTGTTGAAATCCCTTATCTGGAAAGTGTTTTAAAAGAATGGAAACTTTACCTAGAGCTTTTTAATGAAAAGCCAAAGTTAAAAGAACTGCATCTTGGTGGTGGTACTCCTACATTTTTCTCTCCTGAAAATCTGAGAACATTACTGGAAGGAATTTTTAACACTGTAGACATTGCAGAACACCCTGAGTTTTCATTTGAAGGACATCCGAATAACACTACGAAGGAACATCTTCAGACTTTATATGATCTTGGTTTCAGAAGAGTAAGCTTCGGTGTTCAGGATTATGATCCCAAAGTACAGAAAGCCATCAACAGAATTCAGCCTTTTGAAAACGTGAAAAACGTAACAGAATGGGCTAAGGAAATTGGCTACAGAGGAATCAGTCATGATTTGGTGTTCGGACTTCCACATCAGACCTGGGAAGCGATGGAACATACGATCAGAAAAACAATGGAGCTGAAACCGGATAGATTAGCATTTTATTCTTATGCACACGTTCCGTGGGTAAAAGGAGTAGGGCAGAGAGGTTTCGACGAAAATGACCTCCCAAGTGGTGAAGAAAAACGCCGCCTGTATGAAGATGGTAAAAAACTGCTTCAGGATTTAGGATATATCGAAGTGGGAATGGATCATTTCTCTTTAGAGCATGATGATTTGTACCAGTCTTTGATCCATAAAAAACTTCACCGAAACTTTATGGGCTATACTTCAAGCAAAACCCAGCTGATGGTAGGACTTGGTATGTCTGCTATTTCAGATTCATGGTATGCTTTTGCCCAGAATGTAAAAACGGTGGAAGAATATCAGACTATGGTGGAAGAAGGGAAAATCCCTGTTGTAAAAGGACACATCCTGAATGAAGAGGACCTGATTGTGAGAAGACATATTTTAAATCTGATGTGTCAGCTTGAAACTACCTTTACTCCAAACAATTCTTTCCCTGAACTTGATGATGCATTAGATATGCTGAAGGAAATGGAAAATGACGGATTGGTTGAGATTTCCGGCAAGGAAATTAAAATTACCGAAGCAGGTAGAGCTTTCACCCGAAATGTTGCGATGGTTTTTGACCTCAGAATGATGAGAAATAAGCCGGAAACGAGAATCTTCTCAATGACGATATAA
- a CDS encoding PQQ-dependent sugar dehydrogenase, with amino-acid sequence MKNLLFTLSIFSSLIVNAQSINLEEFVTGLTSPVEITNANDSRLFVVQQNGMIKIIQPNGTINPANFLNISTKITFNGERGLLGLAFHPQYSTNGYFFVYYNNTAGNIVLARYSVNPTNPDVADPNSEKILLNIVKPFANHNGGSIHFAPDGKLWIVTGDGGSGGDPNNNAQNKNSLLGKMLRIDVNATDPTPYNIPSDNPFAGAGVDGADEVWAYGLRNAWKFSFDLTTGNAMIADVGQGAIEEINKMSITQAGINYGWRCYEGNNTYNTAQCPAQSSMTFPIAVYDHSGGKCSITGGYVYRGTQYPSLQGKYFFADYCSGQIGILGNDNSITWTSAYSGNGFASFGQDSQKELYVAGVESGKIFKITTGTLSTRENEFSGMIKIYPNPASKEIFISGIKDKKVTAEIISAEGRKILETDKITNEKGIDISGLTPGVYFLNLKSGNFKSYSQKIVIK; translated from the coding sequence ATGAAAAATTTACTTTTTACCCTAAGTATCTTTTCTTCTTTAATTGTTAATGCGCAAAGCATTAATTTGGAAGAATTTGTTACCGGATTGACCAGTCCGGTCGAGATTACAAACGCCAATGACAGCCGGTTATTTGTTGTTCAGCAGAACGGTATGATAAAGATTATTCAGCCTAATGGAACTATTAACCCTGCCAACTTTCTGAATATTTCAACAAAAATCACTTTTAACGGGGAAAGAGGTCTTTTAGGTCTTGCCTTCCATCCACAATACTCAACCAATGGATATTTTTTTGTGTATTATAACAATACAGCAGGAAATATTGTATTGGCCAGGTACAGTGTTAATCCGACCAATCCGGACGTCGCGGATCCTAATTCTGAAAAAATTCTGCTGAATATCGTTAAACCATTTGCCAATCACAACGGAGGAAGTATTCATTTTGCTCCTGATGGAAAGCTATGGATTGTAACAGGAGATGGCGGAAGTGGTGGAGACCCTAATAATAATGCTCAAAATAAAAATTCATTACTGGGAAAGATGCTGAGAATAGATGTAAATGCTACAGATCCTACTCCATACAATATTCCTTCTGACAATCCTTTTGCAGGAGCAGGCGTTGATGGAGCTGATGAAGTCTGGGCGTATGGATTAAGAAATGCCTGGAAATTCTCATTTGATCTTACAACCGGAAATGCGATGATTGCTGATGTTGGGCAGGGAGCAATTGAGGAGATCAATAAAATGTCCATTACACAAGCTGGAATCAATTATGGATGGCGTTGTTATGAAGGAAACAATACTTACAATACGGCACAATGCCCGGCTCAGTCTTCAATGACCTTTCCTATTGCGGTCTATGATCATTCAGGAGGTAAATGTTCCATCACTGGCGGTTATGTTTACCGAGGAACCCAATATCCTTCCCTTCAGGGAAAATATTTCTTTGCGGACTATTGTTCTGGTCAAATTGGCATCCTTGGCAATGACAATTCTATCACATGGACGTCTGCCTACAGCGGAAACGGATTCGCCTCCTTCGGACAGGATTCTCAAAAAGAACTTTATGTAGCAGGCGTAGAGAGTGGAAAAATTTTCAAAATCACAACAGGAACGTTAAGCACTCGTGAAAATGAATTTTCTGGAATGATAAAAATTTATCCCAACCCTGCTTCAAAAGAAATTTTCATCAGTGGAATTAAAGATAAAAAGGTAACCGCAGAGATCATCAGTGCAGAGGGACGAAAGATTTTAGAGACAGATAAAATCACTAATGAAAAGGGTATTGATATTTCCGGACTTACTCCTGGAGTTTATTTTCTCAATCTGAAATCAGGAAACTTTAAATCTTACAGTCAGAAAATAGTTATTAAGTAG